The proteins below come from a single Faecalibaculum rodentium genomic window:
- the tnpB gene encoding IS66 family insertion sequence element accessory protein TnpB (TnpB, as the term is used for proteins encoded by IS66 family insertion elements, is considered an accessory protein, since TnpC, encoded by a neighboring gene, is a DDE family transposase.) codes for MTGLDDISRLYLVTEPVDFRKGIDGLGTYVQSILNTDPFQNAMFVFTNKRHNKLKLLHYDGTGFWLLHKQLSKGTFKWRMSSPDPFLQISPQQLDWLLEGLDINQKRAFRHVMPQYI; via the coding sequence ATGACTGGACTTGATGATATTTCCCGATTATACCTGGTCACTGAACCTGTGGACTTTCGCAAAGGCATAGATGGACTGGGTACATATGTCCAGTCGATCCTGAACACTGATCCATTCCAGAATGCGATGTTCGTCTTCACCAACAAACGACACAACAAGCTCAAGCTCCTCCATTATGACGGTACAGGGTTCTGGCTCCTTCACAAGCAGCTGAGCAAAGGAACCTTCAAATGGCGGATGAGTTCCCCGGATCCGTTTCTGCAGATCTCCCCACAGCAGCTGGACTGGCTTTTGGAAGGACTGGACATAAACCAGAAGCGGGCTTTCAGGCATGTGATGCCTCAATATATCTAG
- a CDS encoding alkyl sulfatase dimerization domain-containing protein has protein sequence MNGEQKLKDYAASCLAKKVYVIDNDIIHFANFGSSSCTAVIGEHSVILIDAVRSSVYARQVREILSEYTDKPVRTIIYTTILPETQGGSGVFADTVEQVIGCTETVRPRIARTCLNDVKEMRKIFTRGYGLADKLIIPDGNTRQEVITSFDSTRDSWLEPTMWIENNCSMEIDGVRLSLLRTPGETPETITVWLPEKKAAAVGSLFYGTFPNFNIVTGSDYMETEIWCDSLRKVRDLEPEILLPAMTVPVTGRENVRTVLTTFADALEYILTETLTGINDGLDLDEIIASVSLPEQYQTWYLEERFGRVEWMIRAIWARNMGWFSGLAAELTPLPAETFHEELIQLIGYEKLSQRIGRALSDGEYQLALQLCELDSRRYRVQKKQALKALGRESDCLGERYFLLARAEEL, from the coding sequence TTGAATGGAGAACAGAAACTGAAAGACTATGCCGCATCGTGTCTGGCAAAAAAAGTCTATGTCATAGATAACGATATCATTCATTTTGCAAATTTCGGCAGCTCCAGCTGCACGGCAGTGATCGGTGAACATTCCGTAATTCTGATTGATGCGGTCCGGTCTTCTGTGTACGCGCGGCAGGTCCGTGAGATTCTGTCTGAATACACAGACAAGCCTGTACGCACCATTATCTACACCACGATATTGCCGGAAACGCAGGGCGGATCTGGTGTCTTTGCGGATACAGTGGAACAGGTGATTGGCTGTACAGAGACGGTGCGACCCCGGATAGCCCGTACCTGTCTGAATGACGTCAAGGAAATGCGGAAAATCTTCACCCGCGGTTATGGTCTGGCTGACAAGCTCATCATTCCGGATGGCAATACCCGGCAGGAAGTCATTACATCCTTCGACAGCACCCGGGATTCCTGGCTTGAACCCACGATGTGGATTGAAAACAACTGCAGCATGGAAATAGACGGTGTACGTCTGTCCCTGCTTCGCACGCCTGGTGAAACCCCGGAAACTATCACCGTGTGGCTTCCGGAAAAAAAGGCTGCAGCGGTCGGCTCACTGTTTTATGGAACATTCCCGAATTTCAACATCGTGACCGGTTCTGATTATATGGAAACGGAAATCTGGTGTGACTCGCTGCGGAAAGTGCGGGATCTGGAACCGGAGATTCTTCTTCCCGCAATGACTGTTCCTGTAACAGGCCGGGAGAATGTCCGGACAGTCCTTACAACGTTTGCCGATGCACTGGAGTACATCCTCACCGAAACACTCACCGGCATCAACGATGGTCTGGACCTTGATGAAATCATCGCTTCCGTCAGTCTTCCCGAACAGTATCAGACCTGGTATCTGGAAGAACGGTTTGGGCGGGTGGAATGGATGATCCGGGCCATATGGGCCAGAAACATGGGATGGTTCTCCGGATTGGCAGCAGAACTGACCCCGCTGCCGGCTGAAACGTTCCACGAGGAGCTGATTCAGCTGATCGGCTATGAAAAGCTGTCACAGCGGATTGGACGTGCGCTGTCAGACGGTGAATACCAGCTGGCTCTCCAGCTCTGTGAACTGGATTCCAGACGGTACCGTGTTCAGAAAAAACAGGCATTAAAGGCTCTGGGAAGGGAATCTGACTGTCTCGGAGAACGATATTTTCTCCTCGCCAGGGCAGAGGAACTGTAG
- a CDS encoding M15 family metallopeptidase, translating to MRKTFVWIVIGLMVLGIGAGAFQAFRGLSGQQTGVNTALSDTSGDTLENGSAETEEKPAYNTREQVYANAHPDFSESEVKRDIRLGLDKPLYEEAGTVSDPDAVDVFVSKHWQLPDGYIPADLTDMQGVRLREPAARAWEALQSDLSEAGIPVYLQSGWISADETESLYSQAVEEYGQERADLVFARPGFFDSNTGLSVDFGLEGVEDPATDSRYPQIVDAAIRHGFIVRYKADNEALSQTAAMPVHLRYVGPKLAQELTETGQSFDEYYGTQ from the coding sequence ATGAGAAAGACGTTTGTCTGGATCGTGATTGGACTCATGGTGCTCGGGATCGGTGCAGGTGCGTTTCAGGCGTTTCGCGGTCTGTCGGGACAGCAGACTGGAGTGAACACAGCACTTTCTGATACTTCAGGCGATACGCTGGAGAACGGGTCTGCAGAAACTGAGGAAAAGCCGGCTTACAATACCCGGGAACAGGTCTATGCCAATGCACACCCGGATTTTTCGGAGAGTGAGGTCAAACGCGATATCCGACTGGGTCTGGACAAGCCGCTGTATGAAGAAGCCGGGACTGTGTCGGATCCTGATGCCGTGGATGTGTTTGTCAGCAAACACTGGCAGCTGCCGGATGGATACATACCGGCGGACCTGACCGATATGCAGGGAGTCCGCCTTAGAGAACCGGCAGCCCGTGCATGGGAGGCGCTGCAGTCGGATCTGTCAGAAGCCGGGATTCCCGTATATCTGCAAAGCGGCTGGATTTCGGCTGACGAGACTGAGTCTCTGTATTCGCAGGCTGTGGAGGAATATGGACAGGAACGGGCTGACCTGGTCTTTGCCAGACCCGGTTTCTTCGACTCCAACACCGGGTTAAGCGTGGATTTTGGCCTGGAGGGCGTGGAGGATCCGGCGACAGACAGCCGGTACCCGCAGATCGTGGACGCTGCCATACGTCATGGATTCATCGTCCGGTACAAGGCAGACAATGAAGCTCTCTCTCAGACCGCTGCCATGCCTGTGCATCTTCGGTATGTGGGACCGAAGCTTGCACAGGAGTTGACAGAAACCGGCCAGTCTTTTGATGAATACTATGGAACACAATAG
- the msrA gene encoding peptide-methionine (S)-S-oxide reductase MsrA — MQSGEVNRQRTASIILAGGCFWGLQAFLRRLPGVLETEAGYANSLVPAPTYEQVCSQRTHAVEAVKVVYDSDILTLRQLLDAYFAVIDPTVVNRQGNDTGTNYRTGIYYSDPADLPVIQTAVKTEERRYVHPLATEVLPLKNYYPAEGYHQDYLEVHPGGYCHISPVLIHGFRLKSPEELAKEDGNGQ, encoded by the coding sequence ATGCAGAGTGGAGAAGTGAACCGGCAGCGCACTGCCTCGATCATTCTGGCTGGCGGATGCTTCTGGGGCCTGCAGGCGTTCCTCAGGCGCCTGCCTGGAGTCCTGGAGACAGAGGCCGGATATGCCAACAGCCTTGTACCTGCTCCCACATATGAACAGGTATGCTCGCAGCGCACGCACGCAGTGGAGGCAGTAAAGGTTGTCTATGATTCGGATATCCTCACCCTCCGACAGCTTCTGGATGCTTATTTTGCTGTCATTGATCCCACTGTCGTCAACCGGCAGGGAAATGACACCGGCACGAATTACCGGACCGGGATCTATTACTCCGATCCCGCGGATCTGCCGGTGATCCAGACGGCTGTAAAGACGGAAGAACGGCGATATGTCCATCCTTTGGCGACGGAAGTGCTCCCGCTGAAAAACTATTATCCCGCGGAAGGATATCACCAGGATTATCTCGAGGTGCACCCGGGCGGGTACTGCCATATTTCGCCGGTCCTCATTCATGGATTCCGGCTGAAAAGCCCGGAAGAGCTGGCGAAGGAAGACGGGAACGGGCAATGA
- a CDS encoding HU family DNA-binding protein, producing MPKYVSRESLVQAMIHDLGLSGKDAQDAVTLVFNELTDCLADNGTADIAGFGKFVLFHRKERMGINPVTGERIVIEASEFPKFKPSATLKKRCNECRVEK from the coding sequence ATGCCTAAATATGTCAGCCGGGAGTCTCTGGTACAGGCCATGATCCATGACCTGGGACTTTCGGGCAAGGATGCACAGGATGCAGTGACTCTTGTATTTAATGAACTGACAGACTGTCTGGCGGACAATGGAACAGCCGATATTGCAGGATTTGGAAAATTTGTTCTGTTTCACCGAAAAGAACGCATGGGAATCAACCCTGTCACGGGTGAACGAATCGTGATTGAAGCCAGCGAATTTCCGAAATTCAAGCCTTCGGCGACTTTGAAAAAGAGGTGCAATGAATGCAGAGTGGAGAAGTGA
- a CDS encoding NAD(P)H-dependent glycerol-3-phosphate dehydrogenase, whose product MKTAVIGSGSWGTALAQTLQDNGQDVIVYGVDDREIRDINENHKNSKYFGDIQLNPGLRATTDINAVRDADVVVLAVPSIAIEPIVREVDAILEKPAVFVNVAKGFHPVTNERLSDVIRHSVRPEHLSSVVSLIGPSHAEEVVIRQLTTIDAVSQNEEDAKLVQNLFSNGYLRIYTGTDEVGSELGAAIKNVMAIASGILSGLGYQDNTRAALITRGLQEMIRYGTHFGGKEQTFMGLTGVGDLIVTCTSPHSRNFQAGYQIGRENDVKNFLENNTKTVEGVRTAKIVHRVAQEEGIDMPICEEIYQILYEGKEPSLCASDLMVRQLKKEFPDA is encoded by the coding sequence ATGAAAACAGCAGTCATAGGCAGCGGAAGCTGGGGAACAGCCCTGGCTCAGACCCTGCAGGACAACGGACAGGATGTCATTGTGTATGGAGTGGATGACAGAGAAATCCGTGATATCAACGAAAATCACAAAAACTCCAAGTATTTCGGGGACATCCAGCTCAATCCCGGGCTGAGGGCAACGACAGACATCAATGCGGTCAGGGATGCCGATGTCGTGGTGCTGGCAGTGCCTTCCATTGCCATTGAACCCATTGTCAGGGAAGTGGATGCAATTCTGGAAAAACCCGCAGTCTTCGTCAATGTCGCCAAGGGATTTCACCCTGTAACCAACGAGCGTCTTTCGGATGTCATCCGGCACAGCGTCCGGCCGGAACATCTCTCCAGCGTGGTCAGCCTCATCGGGCCCAGTCATGCGGAAGAAGTCGTGATTCGACAGCTCACGACCATTGATGCGGTTTCTCAGAACGAAGAAGACGCGAAGCTGGTCCAGAATCTGTTTTCCAATGGATATCTCCGGATCTATACCGGTACAGACGAAGTGGGATCCGAGCTGGGGGCGGCCATCAAGAATGTCATGGCAATCGCCAGCGGCATACTGTCCGGACTTGGATATCAGGACAACACCAGGGCAGCCCTGATCACACGTGGGCTGCAGGAGATGATCCGCTACGGAACCCATTTTGGCGGGAAAGAGCAGACATTCATGGGATTGACCGGTGTAGGTGACCTCATTGTCACCTGTACCAGTCCGCATTCCCGCAATTTCCAGGCCGGGTACCAGATTGGCCGCGAAAATGATGTGAAAAACTTCCTGGAAAACAACACCAAGACGGTGGAAGGTGTGAGAACCGCCAAAATTGTGCACCGGGTGGCTCAGGAGGAAGGCATCGATATGCCCATCTGTGAGGAGATATACCAGATTCTGTATGAAGGCAAGGAACCAAGTCTCTGCGCCAGCGACCTGATGGTCCGTCAGCTGAAGAAAGAATTCCCGGATGCCTAA
- the der gene encoding ribosome biogenesis GTPase Der, with product MIRGVAAIVGRPNVGKSTLFNRLLGERKSIVDDTPGVTRDRIYGDVEWLTQTFRLIDTGGIQLEDQDFGDEINMQVDIAIEEADVIIFLASAREGVTADDLAIARKLRKAGKPVVLAVNKADNEKLQMEVYDFYQLGLDDPITLSASHGIGIGDLLDRVMEKMPVRDLKPYEGVTSFCVIGRPNVGKSSLVNAILKEDRTIVSNVEGTTRDAIDTPFFYEGREYMIIDTAGIRKRGKIWENIEKYSILRAVSAIERSNVVLFLIDGEKGIRAQDKHVAGLAHEAGKGVIIVYNKWDAVEKDEKTMQQITKKIREEFKYLDYAPVAFVSALTGAKVQNLIPLIDQVHEMCTLRVPTNVLNDVILDAQMMNPPKPHNGRQLKIYYSSQVSVEPPTIVLFVNDPELLHFSYTRYIENRLREAFGFTGTPIHITARKRS from the coding sequence ATGATACGTGGAGTTGCAGCTATAGTAGGCCGTCCCAATGTCGGGAAAAGCACGCTCTTCAACCGCCTGCTTGGTGAACGCAAGAGCATCGTGGATGATACACCCGGCGTCACCAGAGACCGGATCTATGGGGACGTGGAATGGCTGACCCAGACATTCCGGCTGATCGATACCGGCGGAATTCAGCTGGAGGACCAGGATTTCGGGGACGAAATCAACATGCAGGTGGATATTGCCATTGAAGAGGCTGATGTGATCATTTTTCTGGCATCCGCCAGAGAAGGCGTGACGGCAGACGACCTGGCGATTGCCCGCAAACTCCGGAAAGCCGGAAAGCCGGTCGTACTGGCTGTAAACAAGGCAGACAACGAAAAACTGCAGATGGAAGTCTACGATTTTTACCAGCTGGGTCTCGATGATCCCATTACTCTGTCTGCCTCTCACGGCATCGGCATTGGCGATCTTCTGGACAGAGTCATGGAAAAAATGCCGGTCCGGGACCTGAAACCCTATGAAGGTGTCACATCCTTCTGTGTGATCGGCCGTCCGAATGTCGGCAAGAGCTCCCTAGTCAACGCGATTCTGAAAGAAGACAGGACAATCGTCTCCAATGTGGAAGGCACCACCCGCGATGCAATCGATACGCCGTTTTTTTATGAAGGACGCGAGTATATGATCATTGATACTGCCGGGATCCGGAAGCGGGGAAAAATCTGGGAGAACATCGAGAAGTATTCCATTCTGCGGGCTGTATCGGCCATAGAACGTTCCAATGTGGTGCTGTTTTTGATAGATGGAGAGAAAGGCATCCGGGCACAGGACAAACATGTGGCCGGCCTGGCCCATGAAGCCGGAAAGGGTGTCATCATCGTCTACAACAAGTGGGATGCTGTGGAAAAAGACGAGAAAACGATGCAGCAGATCACGAAAAAAATCCGCGAAGAATTCAAGTACCTGGATTATGCTCCGGTTGCCTTCGTTTCAGCCCTGACAGGGGCGAAGGTGCAGAACCTGATCCCGCTGATCGACCAGGTGCATGAAATGTGCACACTCCGCGTACCCACCAATGTCCTGAATGATGTCATTCTGGATGCGCAGATGATGAATCCCCCCAAACCGCACAACGGCCGTCAGCTCAAGATCTACTATTCCTCTCAGGTATCGGTGGAACCTCCGACGATCGTGTTGTTTGTCAATGATCCCGAGCTGCTTCACTTCAGCTATACCCGATACATTGAAAACAGGCTGCGGGAAGCGTTCGGCTTCACGGGTACACCCATCCATATCACCGCGCGAAAACGGTCATAG
- the cmk gene encoding (d)CMP kinase, which yields MQGFNVAIDGTSGVGKSSAADLLADANQMIHLDTGAMYRCVALAMEEAGIDPEDESELQSLLDTMKIRFEGRRVFLNDREVTTQIRTNRISNLTSRIAALPAVRARMTGLQQQTTAAGGYIVDGRDIGTVVLPDAAIKIFLSARPEARARRRYDEYRQKGIDADYDRILEDIRQRDWQDSHRSTAPLKKAEDAVEIDTSDLTLDQVVTAIQSLIDGARK from the coding sequence ATGCAGGGATTCAATGTCGCCATTGACGGGACCAGCGGAGTTGGCAAAAGCTCGGCAGCGGATCTGCTGGCAGACGCAAACCAGATGATTCACCTGGATACCGGTGCGATGTACCGCTGTGTGGCCCTGGCCATGGAGGAAGCCGGTATTGATCCGGAGGACGAAAGTGAACTGCAGTCTCTTCTGGACACCATGAAAATCCGCTTTGAGGGCCGCCGCGTGTTTCTCAATGACCGGGAAGTCACGACACAGATCAGGACCAACAGGATATCCAACCTGACTTCCCGCATCGCAGCGCTGCCTGCTGTCCGCGCCCGGATGACAGGACTGCAGCAGCAGACAACCGCAGCCGGCGGATACATTGTGGATGGCCGGGATATCGGCACGGTGGTGCTTCCGGATGCAGCAATCAAGATCTTTTTGAGCGCGCGTCCGGAGGCCCGGGCCCGCAGACGATATGATGAATACAGACAGAAGGGAATCGACGCCGACTACGACCGGATCCTGGAAGATATCCGGCAGCGCGACTGGCAGGATTCCCATCGAAGCACAGCGCCGCTGAAAAAGGCTGAGGATGCAGTGGAGATCGATACCTCCGATCTGACTCTGGATCAGGTGGTAACAGCCATTCAGTCGCTGATCGACGGCGCCCGGAAATGA
- the efp gene encoding elongation factor P, with amino-acid sequence MISSNDLKPGQTINVDGDIYVVLDISQNKTARSAMVVKAKVRNLRTGSNVELSWGGGEKVEPAMIEKKEMQYLYDTDDAMVFMDNETYEQVEIPMSRLEWERKFVKANDNVNISSYEGEIIGIALPDKATLQIVECEPAVKGDTATSASKTAKMETGLEVKVPLFIEEGEMIVVNTSDGKYSGRAK; translated from the coding sequence ATGATCAGTTCGAATGATTTAAAACCCGGTCAGACCATCAACGTTGACGGGGACATTTACGTGGTTCTGGACATCTCTCAGAACAAGACAGCCCGCAGTGCCATGGTTGTCAAGGCCAAGGTCCGCAACCTGCGTACGGGATCCAATGTGGAGCTTTCCTGGGGCGGCGGCGAAAAAGTCGAACCGGCCATGATTGAAAAGAAGGAAATGCAGTATCTGTATGATACAGATGATGCCATGGTCTTCATGGACAATGAAACCTATGAACAGGTGGAAATCCCCATGTCCAGACTGGAATGGGAGCGCAAGTTTGTAAAGGCAAACGACAACGTGAACATCTCCAGCTACGAAGGGGAAATCATCGGCATTGCCCTGCCTGACAAAGCCACACTGCAGATCGTGGAATGCGAACCGGCAGTCAAGGGTGATACCGCAACTTCCGCTTCCAAGACCGCAAAAATGGAAACCGGTCTGGAAGTGAAGGTTCCTCTGTTCATCGAAGAAGGCGAAATGATTGTCGTAAACACCAGTGACGGCAAGTATTCCGGCCGCGCAAAATAA